A single genomic interval of Verrucomicrobiota bacterium harbors:
- a CDS encoding MFS transporter: protein MNRSSSERKRIIAGSVGNVLEWFDFASYGFFAAVIGEQFFPSDDPTISIIAAFAVFASGFLARPLGAMFFGHLGDKRGRAVVLQASVILMGVSTLLIGCLPNYATIGIAAPILLTVLRVAQGFSVGGEYMGSIIYLVERAPAKKRGFVGSWVNVGATLGFLLGSGLGALISGIVSEEALASWGWRVPFLLGVGIALFAAVFRRHMTEEPGLASASEEKIPLIAAVRLEWRTMLRIAGLVLMANIGFYMMFVYVTTYLAEQVGVSMARALEIDTVAMGTLVIIVPITAWLSDRIGRKPVLLVSSIGCAVLSLPLFMVIHHDDTLLIFLGQLAFAILLGGAFGANSAAIVELTKVRYRCTVISVAYNVSVAIFGGTTPLVAAWLIRNTGQDLVPALYLTLGAIITAITVLTMPETYRRDITPTKTEPESLS from the coding sequence ATGAATCGATCTTCCAGCGAACGGAAACGCATCATTGCCGGATCGGTCGGCAACGTTCTTGAGTGGTTCGACTTTGCCTCATACGGCTTTTTTGCTGCCGTTATCGGGGAACAATTCTTTCCTTCCGACGACCCGACAATCTCAATCATCGCGGCGTTTGCTGTCTTTGCCTCAGGCTTTCTAGCCCGCCCACTGGGTGCGATGTTCTTTGGCCATCTTGGGGACAAGCGTGGCCGGGCGGTGGTGCTTCAGGCGTCGGTGATTCTGATGGGAGTTTCGACACTCCTGATCGGATGTCTTCCCAACTATGCAACGATTGGGATTGCTGCACCAATCCTACTGACTGTGTTGAGAGTCGCCCAGGGTTTCTCGGTGGGAGGTGAATACATGGGGTCGATTATCTACCTTGTCGAGCGAGCCCCGGCCAAAAAGCGTGGCTTCGTAGGCTCTTGGGTGAACGTGGGGGCTACCCTCGGATTTCTCCTTGGCTCAGGACTGGGAGCCCTAATCTCCGGTATCGTTTCTGAAGAGGCGCTCGCTTCGTGGGGATGGAGAGTCCCATTTCTTCTAGGCGTAGGCATCGCACTGTTCGCCGCTGTTTTCCGACGCCACATGACGGAGGAACCGGGATTGGCAAGTGCCTCGGAAGAGAAGATTCCGTTGATAGCTGCCGTGCGCCTAGAGTGGCGAACGATGCTGCGGATCGCAGGACTGGTTCTCATGGCAAACATCGGTTTCTACATGATGTTTGTATACGTCACGACCTACCTTGCCGAGCAGGTAGGCGTTTCGATGGCAAGAGCACTCGAAATCGATACAGTTGCCATGGGGACGCTCGTAATAATCGTTCCGATAACCGCGTGGCTCAGCGATCGGATCGGGCGTAAGCCGGTTTTGCTAGTTTCTTCCATTGGCTGCGCGGTGCTTTCTCTACCGCTTTTCATGGTGATCCACCACGATGACACTCTGTTGATCTTTCTTGGTCAGCTCGCCTTTGCGATCCTTCTCGGCGGTGCCTTTGGGGCCAACTCAGCAGCCATCGTTGAGCTGACCAAGGTGCGCTATCGCTGTACGGTGATTTCTGTGGCGTACAATGTGTCGGTCGCCATCTTCGGGGGGACGACTCCGCTTGTTGCCGCCTGGTTAATCCGCAATACCGGCCAAGACCTGGTGCCTGCCCTCTACCTCACACTGGGAGCAATCATCACGGCTATCACCGTTTTGACGATGCCAGAAACCTATCGGCGGGACATCACGCCGACAAAAACCGAACCGGAATCCTTGTCTTAG
- a CDS encoding DUF4198 domain-containing protein — MKKLRSALVLPLLFTFGVSSQAHFLELLPAKALYFNADGGEVGLDILFGHPYYGVVLKADAPTEVTVLDPDGNTTGLTVKDDGNSKYFTSFDVKGPGDYTVVAKGAPFYESEEGLFIKQTSKVVVNAGGIEGAWNKPVGLPIEIVPLSRPYGLWAGSSFSAMVFVDGKPAPHVKVEITLARGSEKLPELSELHDVATLYTDGVGMFTVSLPVAGWWGLSAISLPEETMKAPDGKEVPVELDGLIWIYADSLSN; from the coding sequence ATGAAGAAACTTAGATCTGCTCTTGTTCTGCCCCTTCTCTTCACCTTTGGGGTCTCCTCTCAGGCCCACTTCCTTGAGTTGTTGCCCGCCAAGGCACTCTATTTCAATGCCGATGGTGGCGAGGTCGGTTTGGACATTCTGTTCGGTCACCCCTATTACGGCGTTGTGTTGAAGGCAGACGCGCCAACCGAGGTTACGGTGCTGGACCCGGATGGAAACACTACAGGTCTTACCGTTAAAGATGACGGGAACTCCAAGTATTTTACCTCTTTTGATGTGAAGGGTCCTGGTGACTACACGGTCGTGGCGAAAGGTGCTCCCTTTTATGAGTCCGAGGAGGGTCTGTTCATAAAGCAGACTTCGAAAGTAGTGGTTAACGCTGGTGGAATAGAAGGTGCATGGAATAAACCTGTCGGCCTGCCGATCGAAATTGTTCCTCTCTCCCGGCCCTACGGGCTTTGGGCGGGTAGCAGCTTTTCCGCTATGGTCTTTGTGGATGGTAAACCCGCTCCACACGTGAAGGTCGAAATCACTCTTGCAAGGGGTTCCGAAAAGCTTCCAGAGCTGAGTGAACTGCATGATGTTGCTACTCTCTACACCGATGGAGTCGGCATGTTCACTGTCTCATTGCCTGTCGCAGGGTGGTGGGGCTTGTCTGCGATTTCGCTTCCTGAGGAGACGATGAAAGCACCGGATGGCAAAGAGGTGCCGGTCGAGCTCGATGGACTGATCTGGATCTACGCCGACAGCCTCAGTAACTAA
- a CDS encoding endonuclease/exonuclease/phosphatase family protein translates to MKGEKVVFEGYILKCFRSFTLVFITTVSAFAAVPKLPIIIDSDFTDWPEQKGRETIRAASDSDYVYLYFKISEETVFQENFGINLYFDTDDDPATGRDGAEIRWSAGSRSAALYSANGSQKSTARHAAFGFIAAPTIDSDEFEIRVSRDYFPGPSASVTIEYTTIGFLETLGFTLEDADLVVSRSADRSPFSDLRLVSYNVLRDGLQSSSRSSRFGSEISFLAPDVLALQESDGDSLTWMRAIDPRFVAMASNSGCQIVSRFPMVNDWNLDGNVAAQLRVSNSQDLLLICVHLPCCSNVFGRGFELGTITNFIQAIRSGLIAGVAADIPIVTVGDCNFVREDSSQIVDFESDTASVRQKVLHLNENRFTTWENPSSSFSPGRLDWCFLTEGIVAVNSFIYKDTQPSDHLPLVFDLGFNTDGDSLPDLWEVFYFGDRAETDSGNFDSDSLSNLEEYRSGTSPSNFGDQQEVRLTIQDGHSGFLTWTAVTGSKYSLLVSDDLDDWRELDWSIEGISGEVSLPLESLGTGGFYRIVVESAN, encoded by the coding sequence GTGAAGGGGGAAAAGGTAGTTTTTGAAGGGTATATCCTTAAATGTTTTCGTTCGTTTACTTTGGTTTTCATAACGACAGTATCCGCATTTGCGGCGGTCCCGAAGTTACCAATCATAATTGATAGCGATTTCACTGATTGGCCCGAGCAGAAGGGTAGAGAGACGATACGGGCTGCGAGTGACTCAGACTACGTGTATCTCTATTTTAAAATATCTGAAGAGACCGTTTTTCAGGAGAACTTTGGGATTAATCTCTATTTTGATACGGACGATGATCCTGCGACGGGCAGGGATGGGGCCGAAATTCGTTGGAGTGCCGGAAGTCGGTCCGCGGCGCTTTACAGCGCGAACGGTTCTCAAAAGAGCACCGCTCGGCATGCGGCTTTTGGATTTATCGCGGCGCCTACGATTGATTCGGATGAGTTTGAGATCAGGGTTTCGAGGGACTACTTTCCTGGGCCATCGGCGTCGGTAACCATTGAGTATACGACCATCGGATTTCTGGAAACTCTTGGATTCACTCTTGAGGACGCTGACTTGGTGGTCAGCCGATCAGCAGATCGAAGTCCGTTCTCTGATCTCCGGCTGGTTTCTTACAACGTTCTTCGCGATGGACTTCAGAGCAGCTCCCGTAGTAGCCGATTTGGGAGTGAAATCAGTTTTTTGGCTCCTGACGTTCTGGCATTGCAGGAAAGCGATGGAGACAGCTTGACCTGGATGAGGGCGATTGACCCGCGTTTTGTGGCAATGGCCAGTAACTCTGGTTGCCAGATTGTATCGCGGTTCCCGATGGTCAATGATTGGAATTTGGACGGAAACGTTGCTGCGCAGCTTCGGGTTTCGAATAGTCAGGACTTGTTGCTGATCTGTGTCCATTTGCCGTGTTGCTCGAACGTTTTTGGGCGCGGCTTTGAGCTCGGGACGATCACGAACTTCATCCAGGCCATTAGGTCTGGTTTGATCGCCGGAGTAGCAGCGGATATCCCGATCGTTACGGTTGGGGATTGCAATTTCGTTCGCGAGGATTCGAGCCAGATTGTGGATTTCGAGTCCGACACTGCCTCGGTCAGGCAGAAGGTTCTGCACCTTAATGAAAACAGGTTTACGACGTGGGAAAACCCGTCGAGCTCATTTTCTCCGGGAAGGTTGGATTGGTGTTTTCTAACTGAGGGAATCGTCGCAGTAAATTCCTTTATCTATAAAGACACGCAGCCATCAGATCACCTACCGCTGGTCTTTGATCTTGGTTTCAACACCGATGGAGATTCGCTGCCTGATCTGTGGGAAGTCTTCTACTTTGGTGATCGGGCGGAAACCGATTCAGGCAATTTTGATAGTGATTCGTTATCGAATCTAGAGGAATACCGGTCAGGCACTTCACCATCGAATTTTGGGGATCAACAGGAGGTAAGGCTAACCATTCAGGATGGCCACTCCGGTTTTTTGACTTGGACTGCCGTTACAGGAAGCAAGTATTCTTTACTGGTCTCGGACGACCTTGACGATTGGAGAGAATTGGATTGGTCGATCGAGGGGATTAGCGGCGAGGTATCACTCCCGCTCGAAAGTCTCGGAACGGGTGGATTCTACAGAATCGTTGTTGAGTCAGCCAATTAG
- a CDS encoding FAD-binding oxidoreductase has protein sequence MQRRREFLKLVGKLGTVVSVSPLFITGRSWADIASTTINDVHSQLNSTEVLAIKKPSTIQQLSRILSETTASGEQVSLCGSRHSMGGQQFGSRTVLIDVCSLNRVIGLDREQKVVHVEAGITWPKLIDWLNEHAPELSIIQKQTGADEMTLAGALSSNIHGRGLISRPIIEDVESFTIVTASGEELECSRQRNAGLFGLAIGGYGLFGVITTVGLRLTDRITVERVVTTRPVADLVPAIEARIADGYLFGDLQYMTDESAEGFMRMGVFSCYKPAAADAFPSTQRQMLNLEQWQKLYLLAHVDKGEAFKNYRDYYLQTDGQIYWSDQHQLSTYLENQNVLLNEAMGHPFRSSLMISELYVPRSELGSFMENARAAALEQDMDIIYGTIRIIEKDTESFLAWAKEDYACIIFNLHVIHTEEGLAKAKDDFRRLIDEALALGGSYYLTYHRWARKDQVLAAYPQFPEFLRLKKEYDPEERFTSDWYRHYQVMFQST, from the coding sequence ATGCAAAGACGACGTGAGTTTCTAAAACTAGTTGGTAAGCTGGGAACGGTGGTTTCGGTATCACCCTTGTTCATTACAGGCAGGTCATGGGCGGACATTGCCTCGACGACGATCAATGATGTACATTCCCAGCTCAATTCGACTGAGGTTCTTGCAATTAAGAAACCGTCAACGATTCAGCAGCTAAGTCGGATTCTGTCGGAGACAACTGCCTCGGGTGAACAGGTAAGTCTTTGTGGCTCGCGGCATTCGATGGGGGGTCAACAGTTTGGTAGTAGGACGGTACTCATCGATGTCTGTTCGTTGAATCGAGTCATTGGGCTCGACCGGGAGCAAAAGGTCGTTCACGTAGAAGCAGGAATCACTTGGCCCAAACTCATCGATTGGTTGAATGAACATGCTCCCGAGCTGAGCATTATCCAAAAACAAACCGGAGCGGACGAAATGACTCTGGCGGGTGCACTGTCTTCAAACATCCACGGGCGCGGGCTCATCAGCCGCCCGATCATCGAGGACGTAGAGTCATTCACGATTGTCACTGCAAGTGGTGAGGAGCTTGAGTGTAGCCGCCAAAGGAATGCTGGGCTTTTCGGACTTGCCATCGGTGGATACGGCCTTTTCGGCGTCATCACGACCGTGGGTCTTCGTCTGACTGATCGAATTACCGTCGAAAGGGTGGTTACAACCAGGCCCGTTGCAGATTTGGTTCCGGCGATTGAGGCCCGTATCGCAGATGGCTATTTGTTCGGGGATCTCCAGTATATGACTGATGAGTCTGCCGAAGGGTTCATGAGGATGGGAGTCTTTTCCTGCTACAAGCCAGCCGCCGCCGATGCGTTTCCGTCGACCCAACGCCAGATGTTGAATCTGGAACAGTGGCAAAAGCTCTATCTTTTGGCGCATGTGGATAAGGGTGAGGCTTTCAAAAATTACCGGGATTACTACCTTCAGACAGACGGGCAGATTTACTGGTCCGATCAACACCAGCTGAGCACTTACCTCGAGAATCAAAACGTCTTGCTGAATGAGGCGATGGGTCATCCGTTCAGGTCCTCACTCATGATCAGCGAACTTTACGTGCCTCGAAGCGAGTTGGGCAGTTTCATGGAGAACGCCCGAGCTGCTGCTCTCGAGCAGGACATGGATATTATCTATGGGACCATCCGAATCATTGAAAAGGACACGGAAAGTTTTCTAGCGTGGGCGAAGGAGGATTATGCCTGCATCATTTTCAACCTGCATGTCATCCACACGGAAGAAGGACTGGCGAAAGCAAAGGACGATTTCCGCCGTCTGATCGATGAGGCACTTGCCCTCGGAGGTTCTTATTATCTGACCTACCACCGGTGGGCGAGAAAGGATCAAGTTCTTGCCGCATACCCACAGTTTCCAGAGTTCTTAAGACTCAAAAAGGAATACGATCCGGAAGAACGATTTACCTCCGACTGGTACCGACACTACCAAGTGATGTTTCAATCGACCTAA